TGAGTCAGAAGCTGAATACTACGCAGGGAGCAATCTCCGAAATGCACAAGGTTGGACAGGACAAGCGAGAGCGGGCCAAGACCACGTTGGTCACCCTAGAAAGAAAAAAAGCCAAGAAGGAAAAGGTGGTTGCGGTTACGGCCTATACGTATCCTGAGGCACTGCTCGCAGATCGGGCCGGTGTCGACATTGTCTTGGTCGGCGATTCGTTGGGTATGACGACGCTCGGGTATAAGACCACGATTGCCGTGACGATGGAGGATATGATCAGTCACTGTCGTGGAGTCTGGCGTGCGAACAAAAAAGCCATGCAAATTGGTGATATGCCGTTTATGTCGTACCAACCATCCAATGAGATCGCCATTAAAAACGCCGGACGGTTTTTGCAAGAAGGTGGATGTGACGCAGTCAAGATTGAAGGGGCCATGATTGATCGAGTCAAGGCTATTGCCGATTCAGGCATTGTCGTGATGAGTCATCTTGGATTAACTCCCCAAACCCGTGCACTGCTTGGAGGCTACCGTGTGCAAGGAAAAACAAAATCTGATGTCGATAAGATTTTAGAGCAAGCCGTCGCTTTGCAAGATGCGGGATGTCGTCTGTTGCTGTTGGAGGCTGTTCCGCGTGAGTCAGCGGCTTACATTGCCGCCAACTTAGCGATTCCTGTTTACGGCATCGGTGCAGGAGAAATGGTCGATGGGCAATTGGTCATCATGCATGATTTGATCGGAATGTTCTTTGAATTTAAATCAAAGTTCGTCAAGCGATACTGTGAAGTCGGAAAGCTCATTGAAGAGTCATTGGCTCTATATGCTGATGAGGTGCGAATGGGGACATTTCCATCCCAAGAAAATTGTTATGAGATCAATGACGGCGAATTAGAAAAACTGCTGGCCGATCCAAAATGGAAATATGTGACAGAAGAAAAAGGGGCCACTCTTCCACATGCCTGTTAACGAACGATCCTCAAGCATGGTGGAGGAATGGGACGAGGTCAAGCATATTGCGTCTGACGTGAGGACGACATGTTCTGCTTGTGGGAATCGGCTTTCATCGCCTCTGCTTGACCTTCCAGACCTTCCATTAACTGAAATGTATTCCGCTCAACAAGTCCATGAGAAAATAGGTTTCGTGGATCAGGCATTTCATTTTTGCACGGTGTGTGGGCATGGGCTTTTGGCTCATGTGCTGGATCCGCAAGTCGTATATGGTTCGCAGTACACGTTCAGATCATCGACGAGTCATACTGCGATCAAGGCCTTGGATATGTTCAATACATTCATCTGCAGAGTTGTTAGGGATCGAACCTTCGACATAGTCGTCGAGATCGGTTGTAGTGATCTCAATCTCCTGAAAAAACTCAGAGGGCGGGCGTCTCGGTTGATTGGCATTGATCCGATCTTTGCACATGAGTCTTACCCAGACACAGATTTTACCCTCATTGGAGATCTCGTTGAACACGTCAACGTGCACGACATAACTGAAGGGACAGACTGTCTGGTCGTGAGTAGTCATACCCTGGAACATCTGTCCGACCCGAGAGCGCTGATTGAAAAATTGCTTCACGAGACTTCGGATAACACGATATTTTGTTTTCAGTTTCCTGGACTTGAGTATTTAGTCGCAGACTGGCGGTTCGATCAGATCTTTCATCAGCACCTCAATTATTTCAGCCTGCGTTCATTAACTCATATGTTGGAAAACTTGGGTGGAGAGTTAATCGGGTATGACGTGAACCCTCATCATTGGGGGACGTTGCTCGTAGCCTTTAAAAAACGATCGCACACAAAAAATGAACCTCGCTTTCGAGCCTCTAGTTTTCAGAAGCTTCAGGAAGAAGAGATTCTCAAAAACTATTCAGGATTTCGTTTGACGATGGATTCCGTATCTACGCGCTTGACCAGTTTTCGGGATTCAAAACGAGTGGGATATGGGGCATCTCTTATGCTGCCAATTTTGAGTTATTACCTTCAAAACGATCTCTCCTGTCTGGACTGCATTATGGATGATGATCCTCAAAAGGACGGCCAATTT
The genomic region above belongs to Nitrospirales bacterium and contains:
- the panB gene encoding 3-methyl-2-oxobutanoate hydroxymethyltransferase, with the translated sequence MSQKLNTTQGAISEMHKVGQDKRERAKTTLVTLERKKAKKEKVVAVTAYTYPEALLADRAGVDIVLVGDSLGMTTLGYKTTIAVTMEDMISHCRGVWRANKKAMQIGDMPFMSYQPSNEIAIKNAGRFLQEGGCDAVKIEGAMIDRVKAIADSGIVVMSHLGLTPQTRALLGGYRVQGKTKSDVDKILEQAVALQDAGCRLLLLEAVPRESAAYIAANLAIPVYGIGAGEMVDGQLVIMHDLIGMFFEFKSKFVKRYCEVGKLIEESLALYADEVRMGTFPSQENCYEINDGELEKLLADPKWKYVTEEKGATLPHAC
- a CDS encoding class I SAM-dependent methyltransferase — protein: MPVNERSSSMVEEWDEVKHIASDVRTTCSACGNRLSSPLLDLPDLPLTEMYSAQQVHEKIGFVDQAFHFCTVCGHGLLAHVLDPQVVYGSQYTFRSSTSHTAIKALDMFNTFICRVVRDRTFDIVVEIGCSDLNLLKKLRGRASRLIGIDPIFAHESYPDTDFTLIGDLVEHVNVHDITEGTDCLVVSSHTLEHLSDPRALIEKLLHETSDNTIFCFQFPGLEYLVADWRFDQIFHQHLNYFSLRSLTHMLENLGGELIGYDVNPHHWGTLLVAFKKRSHTKNEPRFRASSFQKLQEEEILKNYSGFRLTMDSVSTRLTSFRDSKRVGYGASLMLPILSYYLQNDLSCLDCIMDDDPQKDGQFYVNLPVPIQHSSHVASLEDTVCLLTSVASRANVRPMMKKLFDRHVREVIVPLSSV